AGTCATCCAGCAAATAAGATTAGGTATTTTCATACTTGTGTCTTTGTCAATCGTGTCTTATCATGATTATGATAAGCTGCTTTTTAAAAATAAAGCAGGATAGAGGTGCACCAAgtttgtttaaaacaggatatcTGGAAAATTAATTCACCATTAAGACATTGGACAAATAATGTACATTTAAATGCCTTCAAGGAAAACCAAATTCAAGCATTTCAGGTAGAAATATCAGCACAGAAGAGATTCATTTTCAAAATGTAGGCTATCATAGAGGCAGATCAATATAAGCGGGTCATATGCTCTCCACCTAGTTAATTAAGTAAAATCTGTAGATGGGCACTACAACCATGCcctccaccgtgctgctgaaaacaagcacagactcagaaaagagtgagttaccagaaaggcccaaactacgtcctcaaccacttcttcacacctttgcccacattgccccaaaataagcagctccaggatcagcctctccacccacctgaagacccacaaggacccagaAGAAGGACAGTCGTACTCAACCCCGAGTTACCACCGACTATGAGCTACATTCAACTCACCAGATGGACAGAAATCAACCCAGAATGAACCGTTATTCATTACTGGCCCCTGTGTTGCTCAGCTTCAATGATATTTCCATAAAGCCAATACTTAGTTTAGAAAGAAATGCCATCTAAATACCAAAGAGCTGCATAATCAACAAATAATGATACATATATGTAATtggtcatctcttctcttctctgcccATCAGGTTCATCAAGAGGCAAGGCCGATCCTCTCCATTCAAAACAATTACCTTTTACAGAGGTGACTCCCCCTCTTCTGATGAGCTAATTTTAGAAAGGCCATGAATGTTTCAGCACAGAACATATCACTCATCCTACAAGACAGAAGAAGGCCAAATGGAGGGTTTATTGATTTATTCATGTGGCCCTTCTCTGTCACTGGTACCATAAATGCAGGCAGATTAAGTCATAATAAGGTTTAGAAATTCTATTTCATGGAATAATGAAACTTCAGTGAACATCTATTTTGGGCTTGATCTGATTTCAGCTACTGTATTAATTTGCTGGTAATTTGAAGGACATCTCTTCATGAAGAAATACTCCATGGTCAAGCTGAAATAGCTGATTAATAAAATTGAGAACTTCTAATTTGTTAGAATGTACCTCATAGGTCTTATTAATCCTGTCCAGCTTTGTGTTTACTTATTCATGTcttacacacaaacattcatgaaAAAGAACTTCCCCTGcttacagaaacattattttgtcatgcacaacatccatccatccatccattatccataccacttatcctgctctcagggtcacggggatgctggagcctatcccaggagtcattgggcagcaggcagggacaccctgaacaggctgccaggccatctcaacccccctcccccacaccacaccacacacacgcacacacaaacggacaatttagtatggccgattcacctgacctacatgtctttggactgtgggaggaaacccacacagacacagggggaacatgcaaactccacacagaggatgacccgagacaacccccaaggatatactaccccagggctcaaacccgggaccttcttgctgtgaggcgaccacgctaaccactgtgccaccatgctgccctggaAGAAGACAttaaaatcctggttttcataccacttcctcaaacttaatagtgataaaaccgaggtccttagtaggtactaaatctactttgactaaacctgatagttttccctaactattgacaattctatagttcctccatcgcctcaggttaagagtgtgggtgtcatcttggacagcacattatcttttgtagctcacatcaacaatgttactcggtctgcatacttccacctacgcaatactaattggcttcgcccgtcacttacacctaacagcacagccatactcactcacaccgtGGTTACATCCCGTAGTGACTACTGCAGTTCTATCTTCTTTGGTCTTccttcaagtgtcttcataaacttcaattggtccagaattcagctgcccgtatcattaccagaactccatccatagatcatatcactcctgttcttcagcaactccattggttccctgttaaatactgtattgacttcaagatcctcctcctcacctttaAAGCCCTTAATAGCCTAGCtctgtatctttctgaactccttcacatccacacaccctcccacactctgtgatcctcttctgctctccaacccaCTACActattggcccgcttgactaccatggggtctagagccttccgtcattctgccccctgcctatggacctctctcccataagacattcacaacattgactctttcaaccttcaaatcccatctcaaaatgtaccttttcaaactggcaaattcagtctgatccacacttcactgagttttgtgcagatgacgaTTTTATACTtagctgttgtattaactttttattgtctaccctgctgttttgattttatgctgtctgatacagtgctgcttgtttttttaactgtgttctgtcagGGTGTCCTCAAGTGCTCTGAAaaacacccacaaataaaatgtattatgattattattatccattAAACATATTTAGAATTATATCCTCTGTTACTGGTCTATTAGGTCACTCTTGAAAATTGCATTAGAAACTGTTTCCTTCCAAAAGAAAGGAGAGCTGTGAGTACATGGTACATTGGAGGCTAATCAATGTCATCTTAGGAGAGAGGGTGCCGTGCATTGTACCACTTTATTTTGAAATAATCATCATCATGTCACTCCAGTTATGAGGCAATGACAACTTTCCCATTTAATCTCAtaacactgctcctatacaataggatgggttaaaagcagaaGACAAAtctcattgtaaccaaacaactgtacaatgacaaaaatgtggcttttaaaaaaaaagggaaaaaatggtACCGACAGAGAATCAGCCAATCAAGCCTTAAAAAAAATGGTTTCAAAACACTGTGCAGAATTGGGTAAGAGGAAAAATTAGAACTTTTAATGACACAAAAGGTAGCTCCCCAGTAACCAACTCACTGGATTTAGATATGAAAGACTAATTTAAAGAAGAATCCGTGATGGTAGCCGGTCTGAGATCACATAACATGAAAAGGACATTGTTATGCTGTGACAGAGCCCGGCCATGTTTGTTGTGCTCTGAGCTTCACTAGCACCCTCTTTCATTTATCATGCTGTTTTTCCTTTAAAAACTCATAATGAGAGGATGATTTCATATTTCTACATGGCTAGCAGTGCAAATTattggcataagcaccactggcaAATGACTTTCTGCTACAAAACAAATTCCACACTGACTTTGAGGAGCAAATACTCAGCAAACAATAACTTGAGAGAAAACACAGGGTGAGGCTATTAAGGGACGCCACCCTGGAGAGTTTGGCGTAGGTTTACAAATTTTAttgatgggattttttttttttactgttgatTCTTACTGTTTGTATGGATAAAGTCAATCTGTGCAGTGAACCAGTTGAGTTGGTGTAGCTGGGCTATCACAGCTAAGCCTTTATGTTACTTCAAGAGTGCCATCTTCTGGTGCATGTTTTACCAAGGGCCCTGTCTTCCATTCATGTTCATTCTATTCACCAGTGCTGATCAACAACATATTTGATTGTCCTGTGAATTTCACAAGGACATCTAAATGCAAGGTACAACAGCTGTCACACACTTTAACAAATAATTTAGAATGCAGTTTGATTAGAACCAGGAGATAaacataagaagaagaaaaaataacctGGATGAAAACAATCATTTCGCCGGCTTTTTGTACATTCTAGCAAGGAAAAAAAGCTCAGCTGAATCCTTCCTGCAGGCTTTTGGCTTTAATACCCTAACACCGCTGAAAACATCGGACAGCTTCTCCTGGAGTTTAGGAGCGaaaatgccatcccagtatttacAGACCAGAGTGCCCTCTGGCTGTAAAACCCTCTCAGCCAGGTCTAGCAAAGTGAAACACATAGTGATGAGCTTCTCATGGTCCATCTCTTTAAAGCCACTGGCATTGGGTGCCATGTCACTCAGGATGACATGAGCTTGTTTGTTGGGGAGAAGTTCCAGTATCCTGGCATGTGTAACAGGGTCAGTAATGTCATGACTGGACAAAAAGTGGGCCCCGTCCAGAGATGCTATGTTGAGGAGATCGATCCCAATAACTGTACCACATGGCAAATCCGTATctagaatgaaagaaaaaaaagtgttgtcTTAATTCACAATGACATCTACCACTAATAAACCACTTGCAATACTTCATTTCGTGAAAAATATTTTGTAAGTGTGTAATAATAAATATTGCAGTGATAATAGTGGTTTCACTATTTGTACATGTCCAATAGTCAGGTTTGGCTTATTTTATAATCCATCTGATATCTTCATACCTGCTGTAACACAAATCAAGTTCCCTGATGGGGATTATTTAAATACAATCTCATCTTGCCTTATTTTATGTCAGCCTCAAACATCTCAATTCCATAGATTCCTAGAGAGAAATCACTCACTTTTCCCGTTTGAATTGACCCTCTCAACAGCTACTTGACTCCAAGCACCCGGCGCAGCGCCACAATCAACAACGCTGTATCCCGGTCTCAAAATGTCAAATCTGTCGTCTATCTCCAACAGCTTGAAGGCACTTCGGCACCGGTAATTAAGGTCATGAGAAGCCTTTACAAAAGGATCGTTCAGCTGCCGAAAGAGCCAGTGCTGCGCTGTCGTAGTTCTGCCTTTCAGTGTTTTGGGGCTCTTCTTCAAGAGACGTAGTGAGGTGTGCAGACATCTCTTATGGACAGCGGACAACCACATTGTTTGACAGCTAGCAACATTGCTAGTGTAGCGTACGGTCAACTGCGCATGCGCGAAAGTAAAACTTCCAATTGGTCGatactccctgtttttgtgtttttttttatatgggAAACTGGCTGAAATAAATAGTTCCTAGTTCGCTATTGATAGTCTACACCTTTGAGTCCATTCGCAGTATTTGACGTGTTCTCAACAGTAATGAAAATGTTTTTGTGGCTTTCCTAATACATTTCATTGTTTGGAATTAACAGAGCTGCCCTAATTAGACACAATAATTCTCTAGGTTTTTAGTCCTAAAACACACGAGTATTTTTAAACCTATGTATCTATTTATTATCtaatttctttatatatatatatacacacacacacacacatatatatatatatatatatatatatatatatatatatatatatatatatacatatatatacatatatatacatatatataaaaccaaCTGGAAGATTAGACaatgataatggatggctggatggatgggctGATAGAGAGGCTGTGGGATCTCAAAACCTGACTAAACAGAGTCTTTGGTATTATAGCATAATTCGAGTAGAAAGGTATCATAGATGAAAGGTGCAAATCAAAAAGTTCAGAAGCATGGAGGACAGTTGCTGAGCTGTGTTTTACAAAATACAAAGTGTATATGCATCATGTTGGTGTTCAAATGACCTAATTTAGTCCATTTAAAGGCTGCAGACCATTGTTCCCGGGTCAAATTCCCCGCATATTCCACGTGAAAGGGTGTTATCTTAATACACAAGTCATTTCAATGATAGAACACGGTGCTCTAAAGCGGAGAAGATAAACCTCTGGTCTTCGCAGGAGCATGGACGGACAAGAAGTATGAACCGAGTCAAACTGGTTTCAAGTCGGGCACATTTAAAGGTAACGCTATAGTGCTgatcgtgtgtgtggtgtgacttGGCCATCGAAACTGGTACAGGACTTTGAAATCAGTATAAATTTGTATAAATACACACGTAACGCACAACACACGAGGCTGCTCGGTGTAAGAGCGAGTTAGTTATTCATCGCGAAAATCAGCTTCTGCCGTCTGCACACTCATTTCCCCGCTCAGGTTGGACCACTATTTGTCAACGTCGAGAGTGAGTACGTCGAGATGCTTGAAGTGTTGAATGTGCACACTAATAATGAGGGGCGATGTTGGCATGAAAACTATGATGGGGGGGCCACATAATATTCACTCAAGGAAATGATGCGGTCTTACCGTAGAGATATAGTCACACGACGAACAACCTGCGCGCTAGCGAGAGATGGAGAGGCATGCTGTATCTTTGATTTTAGTCCGTTGAGGTTTTATTTACGAACGCGAAAAAACATCTCTTAATTCTTGAAAGATGACAAAGTCATGCGGTCACTGTGGTGTCAaacttttttattttccttttttgctCAAGGGTTAAAGTGCTAAATCTTATTGTGGTTAAATAACTGACGTGTTTCATCATGATGATTATCGTAACTTAACATTGGCCACCATATCCGTCCCAGTAGACGTGTAGCCAGTAGGTCTACAGAGGTACAGGCTAGATGAAGAGAGAGCTTGTCAACCGTGCCCAGCAGCAGCATATCTTGTATTTTGTACTTTGTTAAATTTAAAGAAATTGGTTTTGAACAGCAGTAAATGAATGAATGGGGggggtggaatggtgaggatgcaaggaatagaggtgacaaaggtgtatggatttaaatacttggggtcaactgtccaaagtaacagggagtgcagaaaagagctgacgaagagagtgcaggcagggtggagaagcatgtcaggagtgatttgtgacagaagggtaccagcaagagttaaagggaagatggtaatgagaccagctatgttatttggtttggagacagtggcactgacgaaaagacaagaggcggagctggaggcggcagagttgaagttGCAAGGATTTTCATTgaaagtgacgaagaaggacaggattaggaacgattatattagagagacgCTCAGGTtgtgggaggagagatgctgggtatattgggagaaggatgctgaatatagagctgccagggaagaggaaaagaggaaggccaaagaggaggtttatggatgtggtgagagaggacatgcaggtaggtggctggtgtgacagaggaagatgcagaggacaggaagaaatggaaacggatgatctgctgtggcgacccctaacgggagcagccaaaagtagtagtagtaaattctGAACAGCAGTAACACAGTTATGATCGTGACAATTGGGTTTATCATAAACACACCAAATTTGCCATACAGTGTTTATGGTACGCTGTTTGTTTTGGTAGTACAGTGCCATATGCTAAGACATCACGATATTTTTTATAACAACACCTTCTTGCGGTGGGGTTGTGTGATGACAACATTAAAGAAACCGATATTGAACTGTTATTGCTTAAACAGGTGACATGTTGACCCCCAAGCTGCTGACACTAGTGCTGGTGGTTGAGCCGCAGCGAGTGCTGCTGGGCATGAAGAAGAGAGGCTTCGGAGCAGGCAAATGGAATGGCTTCGGAGGCAAAGTGCAACCTGGAGAGACCATCGGAGATGCTGCGAGACGGTAAACCAATTTGTCAATGATTATtactgttgttgtctgtgttgctgttgttgttgttgttttgaagaAATTATAAAAAGCTGCTGTCTGGAGTGCCAACTGTCTCACATCCAAAGACTTGATAACTTTAAAATCTATCTGTGACCACTTTCAGAGACAGGGGTCTCCAATGTCTTCTAACTGATGGCAACAGGGCCTTCAGTATGCCATGGAGTATATGTGCATACTACATGAAATAAAATTCACAGCCTTATTCATTCACGCGAAATGTAAAGACAGCCTGAATGACATTAGCAACAGTTGTTCTGCCCAAGAGCCCTCTGGTTGGTGggtcaaaagaaaaaagaaaaaaggggtcaATTCCCAAACTTTGGGAGGGAGGCCCGATAAGACAGAGATTTTCCTGACCAAAAATGAAGAGAAGATGGTACCTGTGGGCCGAGGAGGGAAATTATGTATGATTTATAAGTATAGTGTTAAGGCTATTTTGATTTAACAAATAAAAGGAGAGTTGATTAAATGAATAGCAAAACGAAACATAGTGAACAACTATAATAAATGAATGGGTATGTAGTGAATAATCATGCCGTCCTCACTATGCCCGAGCCAGCTGAAAGCCTCTGACTACTGAGGGCCAAAACCTTTGGCTCTATGTTTGTTTGAAGTTCTGGGAAGACATAATTAAAAAGTGATGTCAAATCACTCATAAGACCTGGCACGTCATCTTAATAATTTATCTGTGTCAATAGACTCCTAAGAACCCAGCAGCAGAGCCATAAATAATGACTCGCCTTGACTCCTCATCTCAACTCCTAACTTCCTTCAGCAGCAGTACCCTCCTCCTCTGCGCATTCACCTTCACACCTGATATGTACCGTATATGTACCCTTGTTAGAAATGTGAATTATGCGTTTTAATGACTGGTACACTTGTTGCTAATTAGATTACATGATGTTGCACCATATTTTCCGCTTcacttcctcttcatcttccttgcAAACTGTTTAAGAAATACTGTGATTCTATAAGCCATATCTGCAAATTTGGAAatttaaactactactactactattttcgactgctcctgttaggggtcgcaactgcggatcatccgtttccatctcttcctgtcctctgcatcttcctctgtcacaccagccacctgcatgtcctccctcaccacatccataaacctcctctttggccttcctcttttcctcttccctggcagctccatattcagcatccttctcccaaatacccagcatctctcctccacacatgtccaagccatctcaatcttgcctctcctgctttgtctccaaaccgtccaacctgagctgtcccactaat
The nucleotide sequence above comes from Lampris incognitus isolate fLamInc1 chromosome 10, fLamInc1.hap2, whole genome shotgun sequence. Encoded proteins:
- the mrm2 gene encoding rRNA methyltransferase 2, mitochondrial, coding for MWLSAVHKRCLHTSLRLLKKSPKTLKGRTTTAQHWLFRQLNDPFVKASHDLNYRCRSAFKLLEIDDRFDILRPGYSVVDCGAAPGAWSQVAVERVNSNGKNTDLPCGTVIGIDLLNIASLDGAHFLSSHDITDPVTHARILELLPNKQAHVILSDMAPNASGFKEMDHEKLITMCFTLLDLAERVLQPEGTLVCKYWDGIFAPKLQEKLSDVFSGVRVLKPKACRKDSAELFFLARMYKKPAK